CGTGGAAGAGGCGCAAGGCATGCCCCTTGCCACACTGGAAGAGCTGCGCTTGCTGTCCAATCTTGAAACCAAGCATGACAAGCTTTTGCAGATTGTCCTGTTCGGGCAGCCCGAGCTGGATAGCAATCTGAACGCCTCGCATATTCGGCAGTTGCGGGAGCGTATTACCCATAGTTTCAAATTGCAGCCGCTCGATCAGCACGAAGTGAGTGAGTACCTCATGTTCCGTTTGCGTGCTGCCGGCTATTTTGGTCCGCCATTATTTACGCCGGCTGCCATCAAGCTGCTTTCACGCACTGCGGAAGGTCTGGTGCGCAGGGTAAATGTACTGGCAGACAAGGCGCTGCTGGCGGCTTTTTCAGAGAATGTCTACCAGGTGTGCCCCCAGCATGTGCGGAGCGCGATTGCGGACAGTGAATTTAGCCAGCAAGCACAGCAAAACAGCTGGCGGAGATGGCAATTTGTTCTGGGCGGGCTGACTTTGTGCGCAGGCTTGGCTGCTGGCTACATCGGGCATCAATGGCAGGCTGGCAAACCCATTTCTCAGCCCGTAAACGCCCCTGTGGTAGCGCCATCGTCTGCGTCTGTGGTTTCCAAGCCCCGGGCAGAGGAGGTGAAACTGACAAGCACCGCCGAGACTGCGATTCATTCTTCAGCTGCCGAGCAGCCAACAGCCAGTGCAGTGCAAGATGTTCTGGAAGCCCGCTTGCAAGCGACGCACACGTGGTTAGACCGACAGATCGAGACCACCGTTACCTTGCAGTTGATGGGGGCCTATCGCGATGAGGATATGCGCGATGCCCTGAAAACACTGGCGCTCAAACTGTCGCTGGATGATCTTTATGTCGTGCGTACGCGGGTTGGCGGCCAGCCATTCCTAAGCCTTTTTTATGGCAGCTTTGATAACCGCGAGGAAGCAGCATCAGCCTTGAAGCAATTGCCAGAAAGCGTGCGTGCCAACCAGCCACATATGAGGACTGTGGGTGGAATCACAAAAGAAATAAAACAACTTCAATAGCTTAATTGCCATACTGTACTTAATATGCGATAAATCAGGGGCTGTTTACATGGGGAATCACAAGGCACGATGAATAACAAGATCGTCACTGCTATTGCCTGGCTCGGGTTGGCCGGCTGTTCACATGTATCGCAGATCACACCCTCCACGGGGCATATTGATGCAGTGACGCCACCTGCGCCAGTCGCCACCATTCCCCAGCCCGTCAAAATCACCCCATTTGTCCCCGCGCCCAAGGCTAAAAATCGCGAGCAGACTTACAGCGTTGTCGTAAATGAAGTGCCAGTCAAAGAAATCCTCTTTGCGCTGGCGCGTGAGAGCAAGCTCAATGTGGACATTCATCCTTCTATCCAGGGCAAAGTCACACTGAATGCCGTGGATCAGACCTTGCCCGCGATTCTGGAGCGCCTCGCCAAGCAGGTTGACCTGACCTACAAGGTTGAAAACAACGTGTTGTATGTGGCTCCCGATATGCCGGTGTTGCGTACCTACAAGGTCGACTATGTGAATATGTCGCGCGACACAACCGGCTTTATCGGAGCGGCAGCGGAAATTGCCAGTACCGGGCGTAGCGCTAGTACCGGGACTGCAGGGAGTGTGTCCACCGTCACAAGCAACGGTACCGGCGCCGCCAATAGCTCACGCACCGCCGTGAATAGCGAATCCAAAAATCATTTGTGGGAAACCCTGATTCAGAATCTGCGTGACCTGCTGGCAGAAACGGATAAGGAAGTGATCATTTCGCGCACGGCGAGTCCATCGCA
Above is a window of Methylovorus glucosotrophus DNA encoding:
- a CDS encoding AAA family ATPase translates to MYYAHFGLKEPPYKITPNTDVFFTGGKRGAVLDALIYAIRSGEGIIKVVGEVGSGKTMLCRMLQTQLPDSIETVYLANPSMAPDEVLYAVAFELQLKLPKNADKFHVMQILQQYLLDRHAAGKQVVVFVEEAQGMPLATLEELRLLSNLETKHDKLLQIVLFGQPELDSNLNASHIRQLRERITHSFKLQPLDQHEVSEYLMFRLRAAGYFGPPLFTPAAIKLLSRTAEGLVRRVNVLADKALLAAFSENVYQVCPQHVRSAIADSEFSQQAQQNSWRRWQFVLGGLTLCAGLAAGYIGHQWQAGKPISQPVNAPVVAPSSASVVSKPRAEEVKLTSTAETAIHSSAAEQPTASAVQDVLEARLQATHTWLDRQIETTVTLQLMGAYRDEDMRDALKTLALKLSLDDLYVVRTRVGGQPFLSLFYGSFDNREEAASALKQLPESVRANQPHMRTVGGITKEIKQLQ